A genomic region of Notamacropus eugenii isolate mMacEug1 chromosome 3, mMacEug1.pri_v2, whole genome shotgun sequence contains the following coding sequences:
- the LOC140496840 gene encoding uncharacterized protein, protein MSSPPPRPLAAAFTPAAGVGASTPASCPRLAVQEGGGLGGRRRPLLRAEGGSGAAAAAGAQTWSRSAGARGSSRAEPRRAGQGRAEQRRGGGLNEGGAGAGRGEGRQAAHARTCHRPHRTAPAAARSAPEPRQRGRNSRSGTSPGTRRQQRRWGGGGAERDFLFDSWNPASVESGWRSKPTVSLHTSFLTCPFSLLGSDPRHPFPSRLHWPRSLEVRLSLSKKIKKKSIARFSAA, encoded by the coding sequence ATGTCGTCACCGCCCCCTCGGCCGCTGGCTGCCGCCTTCACTCCCGCAGCGGGGGTCGGGGCATCGACGCCAGCTTCATGCCCGAGGCTGGCGGTGCAGGAAGGTGGGGGGCTGGGGGGACGACGGCGGCCGCTCCTTAGGGCCGAGGGTGGCTCGGGAGCTGCGGCGGCGGCGGGCGCGCAGACCTGGAGCCGCTCCGCCGGGGCCCGCGGCTCATCCCGAGCCGAGCCGCGCCGCGCAGGACAGGGGAGGGCAgagcagaggaggggagggggcttGAATGAAggaggggcgggggcggggcggggcgagGGCCGCCAAGCTGCTCACGCGCGCACCTGTCACCGCCCGCACCGCACAGCTCCGGCGGCGGCGAGATCAGCCCCGGAACCCCGCCAGCGGGGCCGCAACTCGAGGTCGGGCACTAGCCCGGGAACAAGAAGACAACAacggaggtgggggggggggggggcggagagggACTTCCTCTTCGACAGCTGGAATCCGGCTTCCGTGGAATCCGGGTGGCGCAGTAAGCCCACGGTGTCTCTACACACCTCTTTCCTGAcctgtcccttctcccttctcggcTCCGATCCCCGCCACCCGTTTCCCTCCCGCCTCCACTGGCCTCGATCGTTAGAAGTGCGTCTCTCCctcagcaaaaaaataaaaaaaaaaagtatcgcGAGATTTTCCGCGGCTTAG